Proteins found in one Deinococcota bacterium genomic segment:
- a CDS encoding type II toxin-antitoxin system RelE/ParE family toxin: protein MIKSIRHKGLKRFFESGDASRVQPNHVRRLRLILGRLDSADIVADMNFPGSGLHPLKGDRKGAWAVSVSGNWRITFRFDNGNAHEVHYEDYH from the coding sequence ATGATCAAGAGCATTCGCCACAAAGGTCTGAAGAGATTCTTCGAGTCAGGCGATGCCTCGAGGGTTCAGCCCAATCATGTCAGGCGCTTGCGCCTGATCCTTGGACGGTTGGACAGCGCCGACATCGTCGCGGACATGAACTTTCCAGGCTCTGGACTCCATCCCCTGAAGGGTGATCGCAAGGGGGCGTGGGCCGTGAGCGTAAGCGGAAACTGGCGTATCACCTTCCGTTTTGACAACGGAAATGCCCATGAGGTTCACTACGAGGATTATCACTGA
- a CDS encoding HigA family addiction module antitoxin yields the protein MDMHNPPHPGEVLRELYLEPLALSVTAAAEGLGVTRKTLSAIVNGRAGISSVMAMRLAKAFGGSATSWLNMQQQHDLWRAKQKADLSGVRVLHRPTQAGQGSLR from the coding sequence ATGGACATGCATAACCCACCCCACCCCGGCGAGGTCTTGAGAGAGCTCTACCTCGAGCCGCTGGCCTTGAGCGTCACCGCCGCCGCGGAAGGTCTCGGCGTCACCCGAAAGACGCTGTCCGCCATCGTCAACGGCCGAGCGGGTATCAGCTCCGTTATGGCTATGCGCCTAGCCAAGGCCTTTGGCGGCAGCGCTACCTCGTGGCTGAACATGCAACAGCAGCACGACCTGTGGCGGGCCAAGCAAAAGGCCGACCTGTCAGGGGTAAGGGTATTGCACCGACCGACACAGGCGGGCCAGGGCTCGCTGCGGTAA